A genomic segment from Spinacia oleracea cultivar Varoflay chromosome 3, BTI_SOV_V1, whole genome shotgun sequence encodes:
- the LOC110783040 gene encoding histone-lysine N-methyltransferase ATXR6, with the protein MASAAVALRRRTRAPKPVFRPPSPSSESESESDSDFDDVCCEECGSGKNAPDLLLCDGCDRGYHLYCLKPILAAVPKGSWFCPPCSGGKKPNSFPLVQTKIVDFFRIQKPPIEVEKPVTDSRKRRKRSSSFVVSKKSRKLLPFNPSEDPNRRLEQMASLATALTATGTEFSNELTYVPGMAPRSANCAALEDGGMQVMSKEDTETLNLCKKMMERGEWPPLLVVFDSKEGFTVQADRSIRDLTIITEYVGDVDYLRNRENDDGDSIMTLLSASNPSQNLVVCPDKRSNIARFINGINNYTPEGRRKQNLKCVRYNINGECRVLLIANREIRKGERLYYDYNGLENEYPTEHFV; encoded by the exons ATGGCTTCAGCAGCTGTAGCTCTACGGCGAAGAACTCGAGCTCCGAAGCCCGTCTTCCGACCCCCTTCACCGTCATCAGAATCTGAATCCGAATCTGATTCGGACTTTGACGATGTATGTTGCGAGGAGTGTGGATCTGGGAAGAATGCTCCTGATTTATTGCTCTGCGACGGTTGCGATCGAGGCTACCATTTATATTGTCTTAAGCCTATTCTGGCTGCTGTTCCTAAAGGCTCCTGGTTTTGTCCGCCTTGCTCCGGTGGCAAGAAGCCCAACA GTTTTCCTTTAGTACAGACTAAAATTGTTGATTTCTTCAGAATCCAAAAGCCACCAATAGAAGTTGAAAAGCCAGTGACAG ATTCTCGAAAAAGGAGGAAGCGATCAAGTAGCTTTGTAGTCTCTAAAAAGAGCAGGAAATTGTTGCCCTTCAATCCTAGTGAAGACCCTAACCGGAGATTGGAACAAATGGCATCTTTAGCCACTGCATTGACAGCAACCGGGACAGAATTTAGTAACGAGCTCACTTATGTCCCTGGCATGGCTCCTAGATCAGCAAATTGTGCTGCTCTTGAGGATGGAGGAATGCAG GTCATGTCAAAAGAAGATACCGAGACCTTAAATCTGTGCAAAAAAATGATGGAAAGAGGGGAATGGCCTCCTCTTCTAGTTGTCTTTGATTCTAAAGAAGG GTTCACAGTACAGGCAGACAGATCAATCCGAGATTTGACAATCATCACAGAATATGTTGGAGATGTTGATTACCTTAGGAACCGTGAAAATGATGATGGGGATAGCATTATGACATTGCTTTCAGCTAGTAATCCTTCACAAAACCTCGTTGTCTGCCCTGACAAGCGTAGTAACATTGCACGCTTTATCAATGGCATTAACAACTACACCCC GGAGGGAAGAAGGAAGCAGAATCTAAAGTGTGTAAGATATAATATCAATGGTGAATGCAGAGTTTTGCTGATTGCAAATAGGGAAATACGTAAAGGAGAAAGACTCTATTACGATTATAATGGACTTGAGAATGAATACCCAACTGAGCATTTTGTATAA